The Oceanithermus desulfurans genome has a window encoding:
- the prfB gene encoding peptide chain release factor 2 (programmed frameshift): protein MDARELKQKLDALRGYLDIAGKKARLAELERELSKEDLWNDPAAAQKLTQEAARLKKIVEEYEQLSGDLESLIELWDEASAEDREGLEPELEEAAKKLEDLYHQTLLGFEHADKNAILTIKPGAGGTEAMDWAEMLLRMYTRWAERHGFKVELVDVTPGPEAGIDSAELIVRGENAYGLLSAERGVHRLVRPSPFDSTGRRHTSFASVEVSPEVDDTVEIEIKPEDLRIDVFRAQGHGGQGVNTTDSAVRIVHLPTGIIVTSQATRSQHKNKELAMKVLKSRLFEREWQKRQEEMAKLRGEQKAIEWGSQIRSYVLDKQYVKDHRTGLMRHDPDKVLDGDLDDLIWAGLEWRAGLRRAEPAAETEED, encoded by the exons ATGGACGCACGTGAACTGAAGCAGAAACTCGACGCCCTTCGGGGGTATCTT GACATCGCCGGCAAGAAGGCGCGGCTTGCGGAACTCGAACGCGAACTGAGCAAGGAAGACCTCTGGAACGACCCGGCCGCGGCGCAAAAGCTGACGCAGGAAGCGGCGCGGCTAAAGAAGATAGTGGAGGAGTACGAGCAGCTCTCGGGCGACCTCGAAAGTCTGATCGAGCTCTGGGACGAGGCTTCTGCGGAAGACCGCGAGGGGCTGGAGCCTGAGCTGGAAGAGGCCGCGAAGAAGCTCGAAGACCTCTACCATCAGACCCTGCTCGGCTTCGAGCACGCCGACAAGAACGCCATTCTGACCATCAAACCCGGCGCCGGCGGCACCGAGGCGATGGACTGGGCCGAGATGCTGCTGCGGATGTACACCCGCTGGGCGGAACGCCACGGCTTCAAGGTGGAGCTGGTGGACGTAACCCCCGGCCCCGAGGCCGGCATCGACTCGGCCGAGCTGATCGTGCGGGGCGAGAACGCCTACGGGCTGCTCTCGGCCGAGCGCGGCGTGCACCGACTGGTCCGACCCAGCCCCTTCGACTCCACCGGCCGCCGCCACACCAGCTTCGCCTCGGTGGAGGTGAGCCCCGAGGTGGACGACACCGTGGAGATCGAGATCAAGCCCGAGGACCTGCGCATCGACGTCTTCCGCGCCCAGGGCCACGGCGGCCAGGGGGTGAACACCACCGACAGCGCGGTGCGCATCGTCCACCTGCCCACCGGCATCATCGTCACCAGCCAGGCCACACGCAGCCAGCACAAGAACAAGGAGCTGGCCATGAAGGTGCTGAAAAGCCGCCTTTTCGAACGCGAGTGGCAGAAGCGCCAGGAGGAGATGGCCAAGCTGCGTGGCGAGCAAAAGGCCATCGAGTGGGGCAGCCAGATCCGCAGCTACGTCCTCGACAAGCAGTACGTCAAGGACCACCGCACCGGCCTGATGCGCCACGACCCCGACAAGGTGCTCGACGGCGACCTGGACGATCTGATCTGGGCGGGGCTCGAGTGGCGCGCGGGGCTGCGCCGCGCAGAGCCGGCAGCGGAGACGGAGGAGGACTAG
- a CDS encoding multiheme c-type cytochrome: protein MRGKWRLLWLLSAVLLFACNPEAPGDGGGGGGNNPNPPPGGGPPDNPPQQGYVLTAWNDLGMHCMDSDYAVFSILPPYNNLHAQLKRKNGSLVTSGVVITYEATTGTDGQINTYSAGKTNFWDHAAAFFGVALPPDTGLKGHPTPSGRPAELEFNAAWGWWEAEGIPLTPYNDDGSKNFYPLVKVVARDASSGEVLVSANVVLPVSDEMDCRLCHGSDARRDDAKPKGGWVRDPNPEKDYRLNILRLHDEKHADAVRDRQDALDNLGYAYDPAGLEATARGGTPVLCAACHQSNALPGVGLGIKPFTNAIHKKHADVVDPRNGMKLNDANNRETCYACHPGAVTACLRGAMGDAKNPDGSQKMQCQSCHGPMKAVGDEAREGWLDEPNCQACHHDGLRETSAIDPATGRLRQVSDTRFATNGNVPASGYSLYRFSKGHGGLQCEACHGATHAVYPAHEADNLLSQSIQGHAGTVAECASCHAEPPRTADEGPHGMHAVSDWWVDEHGDVAEHDTGRCQSCHGRDYRGSPLSAVWSARTFQVEHGTKSFDRGHQVGCYDCHDGPGGDD from the coding sequence ATGCGTGGAAAATGGCGGCTCTTGTGGCTGCTCTCGGCCGTGCTCTTGTTCGCCTGCAACCCCGAAGCCCCGGGTGACGGAGGTGGCGGAGGCGGCAACAACCCCAACCCTCCGCCCGGCGGCGGCCCTCCCGACAACCCACCCCAGCAGGGATACGTTCTCACGGCCTGGAACGACCTGGGCATGCACTGCATGGACAGCGACTACGCGGTTTTTTCGATCCTACCGCCCTACAACAACCTGCACGCCCAGCTCAAACGCAAGAACGGCTCGCTGGTGACGTCGGGGGTCGTGATCACGTACGAGGCCACCACGGGCACGGACGGTCAGATCAACACCTACAGCGCCGGGAAAACCAACTTCTGGGACCACGCCGCGGCCTTTTTCGGGGTCGCCCTGCCGCCCGACACCGGCCTCAAGGGGCATCCCACGCCCTCCGGCCGGCCCGCCGAACTCGAGTTCAACGCCGCCTGGGGCTGGTGGGAGGCTGAGGGCATTCCCCTCACGCCGTACAACGACGACGGCAGCAAGAACTTCTACCCGCTGGTCAAGGTGGTGGCGCGCGACGCCTCGAGCGGCGAAGTGCTGGTCAGCGCCAACGTGGTGCTGCCCGTCAGCGACGAGATGGACTGCCGCCTGTGCCACGGCAGCGACGCCCGTCGCGACGACGCCAAACCCAAGGGCGGTTGGGTCCGGGATCCGAACCCTGAAAAGGACTACCGTTTGAACATCCTGCGACTGCACGACGAGAAGCACGCGGACGCCGTGAGGGACCGCCAGGATGCGCTCGATAACCTCGGCTACGCCTACGACCCTGCCGGGCTCGAGGCCACGGCCCGGGGCGGCACCCCGGTGCTCTGCGCCGCCTGCCACCAATCGAATGCGCTGCCGGGCGTGGGCCTGGGCATCAAGCCCTTCACCAACGCCATCCACAAGAAGCACGCGGACGTGGTCGACCCCCGCAACGGCATGAAGCTCAACGACGCAAACAACCGCGAAACCTGCTACGCCTGCCACCCGGGGGCGGTGACCGCCTGCCTGCGCGGCGCGATGGGCGACGCCAAGAACCCCGACGGCAGCCAGAAGATGCAGTGCCAGAGCTGCCACGGCCCCATGAAAGCGGTGGGCGACGAAGCGCGCGAGGGCTGGCTCGACGAACCCAACTGCCAGGCCTGCCACCACGACGGCCTGCGCGAAACCTCGGCGATCGATCCCGCCACCGGCCGCCTTCGCCAGGTCAGCGACACCCGCTTCGCCACCAACGGCAACGTGCCCGCCAGCGGGTACAGCCTCTACCGGTTCAGCAAGGGCCACGGCGGACTTCAGTGCGAGGCCTGCCACGGAGCCACCCACGCCGTTTATCCCGCCCACGAGGCCGACAACCTGCTCAGCCAGAGCATCCAGGGCCACGCCGGCACGGTGGCGGAATGCGCCTCCTGCCACGCCGAACCGCCCCGCACGGCGGACGAGGGTCCGCACGGCATGCACGCGGTCAGCGACTGGTGGGTCGACGAACACGGCGACGTCGCCGAGCACGACACCGGCCGCTGTCAGAGCTGCCACGGCCGGGACTACCGGGGATCACCGCTTTCGGCGGTATGGAGCGCGCGCACCTTCCAGGTCGAGCACGGCACCAAGAGCTTCGACCGCGGCCATCAGGTCGGCTGCTACGACTGCCACGACGGGCCCGGAGGCGACGACTAG
- a CDS encoding SDR family NAD(P)-dependent oxidoreductase: METKVALVTGSNRGIGFEVVRKLARRGYRVALAARRRAAAEEAASKLTAEGLDVWPLELDVSDDASVQEARRLAEEHLGRLDALVNNAGVLLDEDRRLPGLELPVAAVRATFEVNTFGPLRVTQAFAPLLLRQGGNVVNVSSVMGQLASAGPGYLAYRSSKAALNMVTRVLAAELAPHGVRVNAVHPGWIRTRMGGPEAPGRPEEGAEPIVALATLGPDGPSGGFFGPDLERLEW, from the coding sequence ATGGAAACCAAGGTCGCGCTGGTCACGGGTTCGAACCGCGGCATCGGCTTCGAGGTGGTGCGCAAGCTCGCGCGCCGCGGCTACCGGGTGGCGCTGGCGGCGCGGCGCCGCGCCGCGGCCGAGGAGGCGGCCTCCAAGCTCACGGCCGAGGGGCTCGACGTCTGGCCGCTCGAGCTGGACGTCAGCGACGACGCCAGCGTGCAGGAGGCGCGCCGGCTCGCCGAGGAGCACCTGGGCCGGCTCGACGCGCTGGTCAACAACGCCGGCGTGCTCCTGGACGAGGACCGCCGCCTGCCGGGGCTCGAGCTTCCCGTAGCGGCCGTCCGTGCGACCTTCGAGGTCAACACCTTCGGCCCCCTGCGCGTCACCCAGGCCTTCGCGCCGCTGCTCCTGCGGCAGGGCGGCAACGTCGTCAACGTCTCCTCGGTCATGGGCCAGCTCGCCTCGGCGGGCCCCGGCTACCTGGCCTACCGCAGCTCCAAGGCGGCGCTCAACATGGTCACCCGGGTGCTGGCCGCCGAGCTCGCGCCCCACGGCGTGCGCGTCAACGCCGTGCACCCCGGCTGGATCCGCACCCGCATGGGCGGCCCCGAAGCTCCCGGCCGCCCCGAGGAGGGGGCCGAGCCCATCGTGGCGCTGGCCACGTTGGGCCCCGACGGCCCCAGCGGCGGTTTCTTCGGCCCCGACCTCGAGCGGCTCGAGTGGTAG
- a CDS encoding CAP domain-containing protein yields MRRALAFLPLLLVLAACSQPKPLAPELVELLERINQVRAAGVTCHKDGADNDMPPVGPLRANTQLNWAAQRHAEDMDAADQLSHTTPVGAVHFGPGTDPGERIAQSGYLAAAWGENIAWGYTTAEEVLNGWLASTAGHCEGLMNGNYQDAGLGRSGNYWVLDMARPQ; encoded by the coding sequence ATGCGCCGCGCCCTCGCGTTCCTGCCCCTGCTGCTCGTCCTGGCCGCCTGCAGCCAGCCCAAGCCGCTGGCGCCCGAGCTGGTGGAGCTGCTGGAGCGCATCAACCAAGTGCGCGCCGCCGGTGTGACCTGCCACAAGGACGGCGCCGACAACGACATGCCGCCCGTGGGCCCGCTGCGGGCGAACACCCAGCTCAACTGGGCCGCCCAGCGGCACGCGGAGGACATGGACGCCGCCGACCAGCTCAGCCACACCACACCGGTGGGGGCGGTGCACTTCGGCCCCGGTACGGATCCGGGGGAACGCATCGCCCAGTCGGGCTACCTGGCCGCCGCCTGGGGCGAGAACATCGCCTGGGGCTACACCACCGCCGAGGAGGTGCTGAACGGCTGGCTGGCCAGTACGGCCGGCCACTGCGAGGGCCTCATGAACGGCAACTACCAGGACGCCGGGCTGGGGCGCAGCGGCAACTACTGGGTGCTCGACATGGCCCGGCCCCAGTAG